A stretch of DNA from Arthrobacter globiformis:
CCCTCCGCAGCCTGCCAGAACCAGCATTACTGCAGCAAGCAAGCTAACTGTAGCAATCTCTCCGTTTCTCATTTCCCCCCCCATAAACTTTGGAGCATTGTGCTCCTGAACGCATAGAATACCCCCGGATGCGGCACGTGATAACGTGCCAACATCTCAGCGACAGGACCAGGTTTGTCGCGCTCATATTTGGGGGACCATTGAAAAAGATAACTGCCCTGCTGCCGGTGACGGCCTTCATGCTCGCGGCCTGCAGTGCGCCTGCCAGTGCTCCTACACCCACAGTGACAGTTACAGTCACCCAGCCCGCTGTCACTGTCACGGCCACTCCTCCTGCAGCACCGAAGCCTGCGGGACCACTAGCGCTTGGGCAAACCGGCAAGTCCACCTCAGGCAGCACGATGACCGTCTTCGCTCACAAGAAAAACGTTGAGCCACAGGACCCTAACCAGGAAGCAATCGACATCAAGGTGTGTGTAGGCTCGAAGCCCGCAGACGCAGAAGCGGATCTGAAGCCGCTCATTGGTAATTCTCCTTGGGCCATTTTCGACGCCGAGGACCGCCGCTACGAAGCAGCACGAACAACATGGAGCCACGAGGGCGCGCAGCCGGGCTACCCCGTAGAACAGCCAGTCAACTGGGGCGACTGCATTCGTGGCTGGGTCATAATCCAGGGACAAGCGGCAACGAAGATGACCAAAGTCCGGTACACCAACAGCGACACAATCCTTGAGTGGAAGCTTCCCTAGGAATGGGTACGGAAGCCGGTAATCGCCCGCGTTTCCTCACTATCGAGCAGGTAGCTGAGGAATTGAACGTAGGTGTGCCCTCAATTCGGGCCCTGCTTAAGACGGGCGAACTGCGCGGAATCCAAATCGGCGGACGCGGCCTGTGGCGCATTAGTCGACAAGATGTCGACGACTACATCGGTGGCGCGTACAGCAAAACGGCAGAACGTATTGCCTCGGGTGAAATTGAGGACCACCTAGAGTCCTAAGCTAGGCCGAAATGGATCGAAAGTCACACGCCGGTCATTTCGTACACCGTCTTATTTTGGCGTGTAATATGCGGGTATGGGCCGGGCAAGCCCAGACGCTACGGGGGGAAGCGATCACGATGAGCAATTCCTGCGCATCAAAAACCGTCACTGCGAATCTGCGCACAAACGGGTTTCCTTCGCGGAGCAACTACCTCGCACCAAATGCACGCCCCTTATGGCGTGTCCCAAAAAAAGCGCCCTCGAAAGGACCCCCAATGAGCTACCCCAACCCGACCGGCAACCCCTCGCCGGCGCAAGCACCATACCCGCAGTACGCGGCTCCCGTGAGCGAAAAATCATTCCTCGTCACCTGGCTGCTCTCCCTCCTCCTCGGCGTGCTCGGTGCTGACCGCTTCTACCTTGGCAAAATCGGTACCGGCATCGTCAAGCTCCTCACCCTCGGTGGGTTTGGCATCTGGGCCCTCATTGACCTGATCCTGGTGCTGACG
This window harbors:
- a CDS encoding helix-turn-helix domain-containing protein, with the protein product MGTEAGNRPRFLTIEQVAEELNVGVPSIRALLKTGELRGIQIGGRGLWRISRQDVDDYIGGAYSKTAERIASGEIEDHLES